From the Macaca thibetana thibetana isolate TM-01 chromosome 12, ASM2454274v1, whole genome shotgun sequence genome, one window contains:
- the FAM240C gene encoding protein FAM240C isoform X2, whose amino-acid sequence MSKSLTLKNPGRVAYDSGGIKMFWEKKIEHHARHLQNEDMRVRRSALNKLRVGWAEQLEGRNKMLQGPGRCPDGVPEVAEPLHTKDKMAA is encoded by the exons atgagTAAAAGCCTCACACTGAAGAATCCTGGAAGAGTAGCATATGATTCAGGTGGGATAAAGAtgttttgggagaaaaaaattgagcATCACGCAAGACACCTGCAGAACGAGGACATGAGGGTTCGCAGGAGCGCCCTGAACAA GCTCCGCGTGGGATGGGCTGAGCAGCTGGAGGGGAGGAACAAGATGCTGCAGGGCCCAGGGAGGTGCCCAGACGGGGTCCCAGAGGTCGCTGAGCCTCTCCACACCAAGGACAAGATGGCAGCCTGA
- the FAM240C gene encoding protein FAM240C isoform X1 has translation MVGKKMSKSLTLKNPGRVAYDSGGIKMFWEKKIEHHARHLQNEDMRVRRSALNKLRVGWAEQLEGRNKMLQGPGRCPDGVPEVAEPLHTKDKMAA, from the exons ATGGTTGGAAAA aaaatgagTAAAAGCCTCACACTGAAGAATCCTGGAAGAGTAGCATATGATTCAGGTGGGATAAAGAtgttttgggagaaaaaaattgagcATCACGCAAGACACCTGCAGAACGAGGACATGAGGGTTCGCAGGAGCGCCCTGAACAA GCTCCGCGTGGGATGGGCTGAGCAGCTGGAGGGGAGGAACAAGATGCTGCAGGGCCCAGGGAGGTGCCCAGACGGGGTCCCAGAGGTCGCTGAGCCTCTCCACACCAAGGACAAGATGGCAGCCTGA
- the RTP5 gene encoding receptor-transporting protein 5: MDGAGADMWASTFTLAMAERKPQDVWVLLPEHSLVPGRLDGGGVQYLLVGLSRLQCSRCPGTWDSAHVHVLFHLWWDRAGRRGLVKMRIWGQRCKLCPAPGDCQVRPPGERPFLSRLVLHILQDCYGDGLGPTRHPREAYEGCCEACELGVCFLQKAPDPAWSTNTTTGNFPATAWGGTGAVSRGKQLPTSGDDLGKGGGVIAIPFSLVRASNDQVPIAEGPAIPASLSQEASLPVTGSHGALVIGQGSIYLSGDSVAMPGGKGFPVAIGDPLFHGPGLLGSSIQTFELKGFLFKGRGSLCSPVGVAQGWGPVSLNNGLVPAGKHTPTMFYCVGLSASGEGSLTFPSSLTSIFTNIFSEATDGPVATKEASITLPFIFTDVKDAVAEVAEGNEKEGGGQGLIPVGHDPLPETNAGGLASQVKGSLALSFPADVQGKDSFTDVSEGKEKEGGLVTAGQDAPLEADAQGPVTVSEGSITIPFSVFDVIKHKGGGHVAYGPQGNGCVSQGYYQKRRLRSRFHKARCGCRWEEDERPGRAGRRPHAEPYEDFWIWVSMTVCVFWLMCMCRLNPGIYPQQV, translated from the exons ATGGACGGGGCTGGGGCAGACATGTGGGCCAGCACCTTCACCCTGGCCATGGCCGAGAGGAAACCCCAGGACGTCTGGGTTCTGCTACCTGAGCACAGCCTGGTCCCAGGACGCCTGGACGGCGGTGGCGTCCAGTACCTGCTGGTGGGGCTCTCGAG GCTCCAGTGCAGTCGCTGTCCGGGGACCTGGGACTCGGCCCACGTGCATGTCCTTTTCCACCTGTGGTGGGACAGGGCCGGCCGCCGGGGGCTGGTGAAGATGCGCATCTGGGGCCAGCGGTGCAAGCTGTGCCCTGCGCCCGGAGACTGCCAGGTGAGGCCCCCAGGCGAGCGGCCCTTCCTcagcaggctggtcttgcacaTCCTGCAGGACTGCTACGGGGATGGCCTCGGCCCAACCCGGCACCCCAGGGAGGCCTACGAGGGCTGCTGTGAGGCCTGCGAGCTGGGGGTCTGTTTCCTTCAGAAGGCCCCAGACCCTGCCTGGAGCACCAACACCACGACAGGCAACTTCCCTGCCACGGCCTGGGGTGGCACCGGCGCCGTCTCCAGGGGCAAACAGCTGCCCACCTCCGGCGATGACCTCGGCAAGGGTGGTGGTGTCATCGCCATCCCCTTCTCCCTTGTGCGCGCCAGCAATGACCAGGTGCCCATCGCTGAGGGCCCTGCAATCCCTGCCTCTCTTTCACAGGAGGCCTCTCTCCCTGTGACCGGCAGCCATGGGGCTCTGGTCATTGGCCAGGGCTCCATCTACCTGTCTGGGGATTCTGTGGCCATGCCTGGGGGCAAAGGCTTCCCAGTGGCCATTGGAGACCCCCTCTTCCATGGCCCCGGCCTCCTCGGCAGCAGTATCCAGACCTTCGAGCTCAAAGGTTTCCTTTTCAAGGGCCGGGGTTCCCTCTGTAGCCCCGTTGGCGTGGCCCAGGGCTGGGGCCCCGTCTCCCTCAACAATGGCCTTGTCCCTGCGGGGAAACACACGCCAACCATGTTCTACTGCGTCGGCCTCTCGGCCAGTGGGGAGGGCTCCCtcaccttcccctcctccctcactaGCATCTTCACCAACATCTTCTCAGAGGCCACCGATGGCCCTGTGGCCACTAAAGAGGCCTCCATCACCCTCCCCTTCATCTTTACTGATGTCAAGGACGCCGTTGCTGAAGTGGCTGAAGGCAACGAGAAGGAAGGAGGCGGCCAGGGCCTCATCCCTGTGGGTCACGACCCCCTGCCAGAGACCAACGCTGGTGGCCTCGCCTCCCAGGTCAAGGGCTCCCTCgccctctccttccctgctgATGTCCAAGGCAAAGATTCCTTTACTGACGTCTctgaaggcaaagagaaggaaGGTGGCCTCGTCACCGCGGGTCAGGACGCCCCTCTGGAGGCCGATGCCCAGGGCCCCGTCACCGTCAGTGAGGGCTCCATCACCATCCCCTTCTCAGTCTTCGATGTCATAAAGCACAAGGGCGGTGGCCACGTTGCCTACGGCCCCCAGGGCAATGGCTGCGTCTCCCAAGGCTATTACCAGAAGAGGCGGCTGAGGTCCAGGTTCCACAAGGCCCGCTGTGGGTGCCGCTGGGAGGAAGACGAGCGCCCTGGCCGCGCCGGTCGCAGGCCGCACGCCGAGCCCTACGAGGATTTCTGGATCTGGGTGTCCATGACCGTGTGCGTCTTCTGGCTCATGTGCATGTGTCGGCTGAACCCCGGGATCTACCCGCAGCAAGTGTGA